Proteins found in one Neomonachus schauinslandi chromosome 1, ASM220157v2, whole genome shotgun sequence genomic segment:
- the HDAC11 gene encoding histone deacetylase 11 isoform X1, with the protein MGLEKLHPFDAGKWGKVISFLKEEKLLSDGMLVEAREASDEDLLVVHTRRYLNELKRKVLKPLRTQTGGTIMAGKLAMERGWAINVGGGFHHCSSDRGGGFCAYADITLAIKFLFERVEGISRATIVDLDAHQGNGHERDFMGDKRVYIMDVYNRHIYPGDRFAKQAIRRKVELEWGTEDDEYLDKVGRNLQKALQEHPPDVVVYNAGTDILEGDRLGGLSISPQGIVKRDELVFRVVRGRQVPILMVTSGGYQKRTARIIADSILNLYSLGLIGSECPSVLAQNSDTPLLPPEVS; encoded by the exons ATGGGCCTGGAGAAACTGCACCCCTTTGACGCGGGAAAATGGGGCAAAGTGATCAGCTTCCTAAAAG AAGAGAAGCTTCTATCAGATGGCATGCTGGTGGAGGCGCGGGAAGCTTCGGATGAGGACCTGCTGGTGGTGCACACAAGACGCTATCTCAACGAGCTGAAG AGGAAGGTGCTGAAGCCCCTCCGGACCCAGACGGGAGGAACCATCATG GCAGGGAAGCTGGCCATGGAGCGAGGCTGGGCCATCAATGTGG GTGGCGGCTTCCACCACTGCTCCAGTGACCGGGGCGGCGGCTTCTGCGCCTATGCGGACATCACACTGGCCATCAAG TTTCTGTTTGAGCGAGTGGAAGGCATCTCCAGAGCCACCATCGTTGATCTCGATGCCCATCAG GGCAATGGGCACGAACGGGACTTCATGGGTGACAAGCGCGTGTACATCATGGACGTCTACAACCGCCACATCTACCCCGGGGACCGCTTTGCCAAGC AGGCCATCAGGCGGAAGGTGGAGCTGGAGTGGGGCACGGAGGACGATGAGTACCTGGATAAAGTGGGGCGGAACCTCCAGAAGGCCCTCCAGGAGCACCCACCCGACGTGGTGGTGTACAACGCAGGGACCGACATCCTGGAAGGGGACCGCCTTGGGGGGCTGTCCATCAGCCCACAG GGCATCGTGAAGCGGGACGAACTGGTGTTTCGGGTGGTCCGTGGCCGCCAGGTGCCCATCCTCATGGTGACCTCGGGAGGATACCAGAAGCGCACGGCCCGCATCATTGCTGACTCCATCCTTAATTTGTACAGCCTCGGGCTCATCGGGTCCGAGTGCCCCAGCGTCTTGGCACAGAACTCGGACACACCTCTGCTGCCGCCTGAGGTGTCCTGA
- the HDAC11 gene encoding histone deacetylase 11 isoform X2: MGLEKLHPFDAGKWGKVISFLKEEKLLSDGMLVEAREASDEDLLVVHTRRYLNELKWSFAVATITEIPPVIFLPNFLVQRKVLKPLRTQTGGTIMAGKLAMERGWAINVGGGFHHCSSDRGGGFCAYADITLAIKFLFERVEGISRATIVDLDAHQGNGHERDFMGDKRVYIMDVYNRHIYPGDRFAKQAIRRKVELEWGTEDDEYLDKVGRNLQKALQEHPPDVVVYNAGTDILEGDRLGGLSISPQGIVKRDELVFRVVRGRQVPILMVTSGGYQKRTARIIADSILNLYSLGLIGSECPSVLAQNSDTPLLPPEVS; encoded by the exons ATGGGCCTGGAGAAACTGCACCCCTTTGACGCGGGAAAATGGGGCAAAGTGATCAGCTTCCTAAAAG AAGAGAAGCTTCTATCAGATGGCATGCTGGTGGAGGCGCGGGAAGCTTCGGATGAGGACCTGCTGGTGGTGCACACAAGACGCTATCTCAACGAGCTGAAG TGGTCCTTTGCTGTTGCGACCATCACAGAGATCCCCCCTGTCATCTTCCTCCCCAACTTCCTTGTGCAGAGGAAGGTGCTGAAGCCCCTCCGGACCCAGACGGGAGGAACCATCATG GCAGGGAAGCTGGCCATGGAGCGAGGCTGGGCCATCAATGTGG GTGGCGGCTTCCACCACTGCTCCAGTGACCGGGGCGGCGGCTTCTGCGCCTATGCGGACATCACACTGGCCATCAAG TTTCTGTTTGAGCGAGTGGAAGGCATCTCCAGAGCCACCATCGTTGATCTCGATGCCCATCAG GGCAATGGGCACGAACGGGACTTCATGGGTGACAAGCGCGTGTACATCATGGACGTCTACAACCGCCACATCTACCCCGGGGACCGCTTTGCCAAGC AGGCCATCAGGCGGAAGGTGGAGCTGGAGTGGGGCACGGAGGACGATGAGTACCTGGATAAAGTGGGGCGGAACCTCCAGAAGGCCCTCCAGGAGCACCCACCCGACGTGGTGGTGTACAACGCAGGGACCGACATCCTGGAAGGGGACCGCCTTGGGGGGCTGTCCATCAGCCCACAG GGCATCGTGAAGCGGGACGAACTGGTGTTTCGGGTGGTCCGTGGCCGCCAGGTGCCCATCCTCATGGTGACCTCGGGAGGATACCAGAAGCGCACGGCCCGCATCATTGCTGACTCCATCCTTAATTTGTACAGCCTCGGGCTCATCGGGTCCGAGTGCCCCAGCGTCTTGGCACAGAACTCGGACACACCTCTGCTGCCGCCTGAGGTGTCCTGA
- the HDAC11 gene encoding histone deacetylase 11 isoform X3, which translates to MGLEKLHPFDAGKWGKVISFLKEEKLLSDGMLVEAREASDEDLLVVHTRRYLNELKFLFERVEGISRATIVDLDAHQGNGHERDFMGDKRVYIMDVYNRHIYPGDRFAKQAIRRKVELEWGTEDDEYLDKVGRNLQKALQEHPPDVVVYNAGTDILEGDRLGGLSISPQGIVKRDELVFRVVRGRQVPILMVTSGGYQKRTARIIADSILNLYSLGLIGSECPSVLAQNSDTPLLPPEVS; encoded by the exons ATGGGCCTGGAGAAACTGCACCCCTTTGACGCGGGAAAATGGGGCAAAGTGATCAGCTTCCTAAAAG AAGAGAAGCTTCTATCAGATGGCATGCTGGTGGAGGCGCGGGAAGCTTCGGATGAGGACCTGCTGGTGGTGCACACAAGACGCTATCTCAACGAGCTGAAG TTTCTGTTTGAGCGAGTGGAAGGCATCTCCAGAGCCACCATCGTTGATCTCGATGCCCATCAG GGCAATGGGCACGAACGGGACTTCATGGGTGACAAGCGCGTGTACATCATGGACGTCTACAACCGCCACATCTACCCCGGGGACCGCTTTGCCAAGC AGGCCATCAGGCGGAAGGTGGAGCTGGAGTGGGGCACGGAGGACGATGAGTACCTGGATAAAGTGGGGCGGAACCTCCAGAAGGCCCTCCAGGAGCACCCACCCGACGTGGTGGTGTACAACGCAGGGACCGACATCCTGGAAGGGGACCGCCTTGGGGGGCTGTCCATCAGCCCACAG GGCATCGTGAAGCGGGACGAACTGGTGTTTCGGGTGGTCCGTGGCCGCCAGGTGCCCATCCTCATGGTGACCTCGGGAGGATACCAGAAGCGCACGGCCCGCATCATTGCTGACTCCATCCTTAATTTGTACAGCCTCGGGCTCATCGGGTCCGAGTGCCCCAGCGTCTTGGCACAGAACTCGGACACACCTCTGCTGCCGCCTGAGGTGTCCTGA